From one Treponema primitia ZAS-1 genomic stretch:
- the hisC gene encoding histidinol-phosphate transaminase — protein sequence MSSYWNDRVQKLDPYVPGEQPRDGQFVKLNTNENPYPPSPKVIEAIRNVLSDGPAMGDRLRLYPDPGCRELREAVAARYGVKPDQVFAGNGSDEVLAFVFGAFFNSNIALPILFPDITYSFYPVYAGLWNIPFRTIPLTEDFSINSDDYFVPSGGVIFPNPNAPTGRTLPLRDILAVAGYQKKQNRVVVVDEAYTAFSGSAGDVSAVPHIKEYPNLLTVHTFSKMGSLAGLRAGFAIGSEELIEGLCRVRDSFNSYPLDRLAQAGAAAAIRDTAYYDGVTQKVIATRERTAAALIALGFRVIPSGANFLFVSSPKKPGPELFAALRERGILVRHFNKPRIVDFLRVSIGTDEDMDAFLKACGEIVFD from the coding sequence ATGAGCAGCTATTGGAACGACCGCGTTCAAAAACTGGACCCCTATGTGCCGGGCGAACAGCCCCGGGACGGACAGTTTGTCAAGCTGAACACCAACGAGAACCCCTATCCGCCCTCACCAAAGGTGATAGAGGCGATACGGAATGTTCTTTCCGACGGCCCCGCCATGGGGGACCGGCTCCGGCTGTACCCCGACCCCGGCTGCCGGGAACTGCGGGAGGCTGTCGCCGCGCGGTACGGCGTCAAGCCTGATCAGGTCTTTGCGGGTAACGGTTCCGATGAAGTTCTGGCCTTTGTTTTTGGGGCGTTTTTCAACAGTAACATTGCGTTACCAATACTGTTTCCGGATATTACCTATAGCTTTTATCCGGTCTATGCGGGGCTTTGGAATATCCCCTTCCGTACCATCCCGTTGACGGAGGATTTTTCTATCAATAGTGATGATTACTTCGTGCCCTCCGGCGGGGTGATCTTTCCCAACCCCAACGCTCCCACCGGCCGGACTCTGCCCCTCCGGGACATACTGGCAGTGGCAGGCTATCAGAAAAAGCAGAACCGGGTGGTGGTGGTTGATGAAGCGTACACCGCCTTTAGCGGCTCTGCGGGGGATGTGTCGGCGGTTCCCCATATAAAGGAGTATCCCAACCTTCTTACGGTCCACACCTTTTCAAAGATGGGTTCCCTGGCGGGGCTCCGGGCCGGTTTCGCCATAGGCAGTGAGGAGCTCATCGAAGGGCTCTGCCGTGTCCGGGACTCCTTCAACTCCTACCCCCTGGACCGTCTTGCCCAGGCCGGGGCTGCCGCTGCCATCAGGGATACTGCTTATTATGACGGGGTAACACAAAAAGTAATCGCCACCCGGGAACGGACCGCCGCCGCCCTCATTGCCCTGGGCTTTAGGGTGATCCCCTCGGGGGCGAATTTCCTTTTTGTCAGTTCTCCAAAAAAACCCGGCCCGGAGTTATTCGCCGCCCTCCGTGAGCGGGGCATTTTGGTCCGGCACTTTAACAAGCCCCGGATCGTAGATTTCCTCCGGGTCAGCATCGGTACCGATGAAGATATGGACGCTTTTCTCAAAGCCTGCGGAGAGATTGTTTTTGACTAA
- the hisE gene encoding phosphoribosyl-ATP diphosphatase, giving the protein MVIASIDVQGGKVVQLKQGSELVLQRDNPEELAAEFDRYGEVAVIDLDAAMGKGSNADLIKPLFRKAQCRVGGGIRTPEQARELVSLGAQKIILGSSVFRNPAKKGAGMSGGEFTVNIPFLEALVKAIGRERVIVAVDASGIKDSQSDGTGNYEIVVDGWKTPTGLDLIESAKAVEPYASELLFTCVDREGTMTGIDLGPVEKLRGAVSCGITAAGGVSTLEEIESLAARNCDVQLGMALYTGKIKLADAFIASLNWKKAASSENAAALLPVIAQSPDGQVLMTGFTNREALSETFKRGSLCFHSRTRNKLWMKGESSGNTLKLLRLRADCDRDAILAVVEPRGPVCHTGAWTCFETGRRYTWEYLQAIIAERFRSPAPGSYTATLDDELVREKVMEEAEEVCTAKTHDEIVWEAADLLYFTTALITRAGVDVGEVLDELDRRHKK; this is encoded by the coding sequence ATGGTAATCGCTTCTATAGATGTGCAGGGCGGCAAGGTCGTTCAGCTAAAACAGGGTTCAGAATTGGTGTTACAACGGGACAACCCGGAAGAGTTAGCCGCGGAATTCGACCGCTATGGTGAAGTGGCGGTGATCGACCTGGACGCCGCCATGGGTAAGGGAAGCAATGCGGATCTTATCAAACCCCTGTTCCGCAAGGCACAGTGCCGGGTGGGAGGGGGGATCAGGACCCCCGAACAGGCGCGGGAATTGGTAAGCCTTGGGGCACAGAAAATTATCCTGGGCTCCTCGGTGTTTCGTAACCCCGCCAAGAAAGGGGCCGGTATGAGCGGGGGAGAATTCACCGTCAATATACCTTTTCTGGAAGCCCTGGTTAAGGCCATTGGCCGGGAGCGGGTGATCGTTGCGGTGGACGCTTCGGGAATCAAAGATTCCCAGAGTGATGGAACGGGAAACTACGAAATCGTAGTGGACGGCTGGAAAACTCCAACCGGGCTGGATCTTATTGAAAGCGCCAAGGCGGTGGAGCCCTACGCATCGGAACTCCTCTTTACCTGCGTGGACCGGGAAGGTACCATGACCGGCATTGACCTGGGCCCGGTAGAAAAACTGCGGGGAGCCGTTTCCTGCGGTATTACCGCCGCCGGCGGGGTTTCCACCTTGGAAGAAATCGAATCCCTGGCCGCCCGTAACTGTGATGTTCAGCTGGGTATGGCCCTCTATACGGGTAAAATAAAACTCGCCGATGCCTTTATCGCCTCCCTCAACTGGAAGAAAGCCGCTTCATCGGAAAATGCCGCGGCGCTTCTCCCGGTAATAGCCCAGTCCCCCGACGGCCAGGTCCTGATGACCGGCTTCACGAACCGGGAAGCGCTGAGCGAAACCTTCAAGCGGGGCAGTCTCTGTTTCCACAGCCGCACCCGTAACAAACTCTGGATGAAGGGCGAGAGTTCCGGAAACACACTAAAACTGCTGCGTCTCCGTGCCGACTGTGACCGGGACGCCATTCTCGCCGTGGTGGAGCCCAGAGGCCCCGTCTGCCACACCGGCGCCTGGACCTGCTTTGAGACCGGCCGCCGCTACACCTGGGAATACCTCCAGGCCATTATCGCCGAACGATTCCGCAGTCCCGCCCCGGGCTCTTACACCGCCACCCTGGACGACGAACTGGTCCGGGAAAAGGTGATGGAGGAAGCCGAGGAAGTCTGTACCGCCAAAACCCACGACGAAATCGTCTGGGAAGCGGCGGACCTTTTGTACTTCACCACCGCCCTGATCACCCGCGCCGGTGTTGACGTGGGGGAGGTACTGGACGAACTGGACCGGAGGCACAAAAAATGA
- the hisF gene encoding imidazole glycerol phosphate synthase subunit HisF → MQAKRIIPCLDVDDGRVVKGIKFKGIQDAGDPVELARRYNDQGADELTFLDIGASYKSRATLLDVVRKVAAEVFIPLCVGGGIRTVEDMREAMNAGADKVSVCTSALKNPGLLTEMARAYGSQCVVLSIDAARAGTTPSGKPYWHAYSHGGREDTGFDAVEWAIRAVELGAGEILLNSIDADGTGEGYDLELTRTILEAVPVPVIASGGAGTLDQIANVLLPPGEQSGDQWGNADAALVASLLHFGKTTIPEIKKYAESKGVCVRW, encoded by the coding sequence ATGCAAGCCAAGCGAATAATTCCCTGTCTGGACGTAGACGATGGCCGGGTGGTTAAGGGAATAAAGTTCAAGGGTATACAGGACGCCGGAGACCCGGTGGAACTGGCCCGGCGCTACAACGATCAAGGGGCGGACGAGCTTACCTTCCTGGACATTGGCGCCTCCTATAAGAGCCGCGCTACTTTGCTGGACGTGGTCCGCAAGGTGGCGGCGGAAGTGTTCATACCCCTCTGCGTGGGCGGCGGCATACGTACCGTGGAGGATATGCGGGAAGCCATGAACGCCGGTGCGGACAAGGTTTCGGTCTGTACCTCGGCCTTGAAGAACCCTGGCCTCCTTACCGAAATGGCAAGGGCCTACGGGAGCCAGTGCGTGGTACTGTCCATAGACGCCGCCCGTGCCGGAACTACCCCCAGCGGTAAACCCTACTGGCATGCCTATTCCCACGGCGGCCGCGAGGACACGGGGTTTGATGCGGTGGAGTGGGCGATACGGGCGGTGGAACTGGGCGCGGGGGAAATACTCCTCAACTCCATCGACGCCGACGGTACCGGGGAGGGCTACGATCTGGAACTGACCCGGACCATCCTGGAAGCTGTCCCGGTTCCGGTGATAGCCTCCGGTGGGGCGGGGACCCTGGACCAGATTGCTAACGTATTGCTGCCCCCCGGGGAACAGAGCGGCGATCAATGGGGTAACGCTGATGCTGCTCTGGTAGCATCGCTGCTGCATTTTGGGAAAACTACCATACCGGAAATAAAGAAATACGCCGAATCAAAAGGAGTGTGTGTCAGATGGTAA